The following coding sequences are from one Elusimicrobiota bacterium window:
- a CDS encoding ATP-binding protein, protein MKASTLTRPIRLTLFAKLAILITTSSILPVFFATVWLFWTHHRLLWPGVFGLFTIAGMTIIAAFVFARHLTRPIRALMWGAERIARGDFSTIVETNTYDELQDLACAFNQMCEDMRRYSEVKVDELVAEKTKTEGIIFSSNDGIILTDQEGIAQLINPKAKTILGLNELSQDFSGRPVWSFVKDDRLAIVIRDSVEGDRPKGSREVNLSAEGVRCFYSISVSLVNAPEGSGTSYWIVLLIRNVTAEKELDQLKDDFLQSLTHDLRSPMTAIRGYLQVLGEEMAGPINPDQKKILRIMENASTKLLHIVSNLLDTAKMSAGKLRLNLAETQLRQLLPNTVELFHTEAAKKKITLTLDLPEEMTSIKVDPGLLERVIINLVGNAIKFTPEGGFVTVKFMEYADRIQGQVIDTGTGMPPEFMGRIFKKFEQVSGTRGGTGLGLAICKFIVDAHYGELQVRSKSGEGTTFTLTIPKGLEQNERGEIYRIRPTADNAA, encoded by the coding sequence ATGAAAGCATCGACCCTCACCCGGCCCATCCGGCTGACTCTTTTCGCCAAACTGGCGATTTTAATTACCACGTCTTCAATCCTTCCGGTTTTTTTCGCCACGGTTTGGCTTTTCTGGACGCATCACCGGCTGCTGTGGCCTGGTGTTTTCGGCCTGTTTACCATTGCGGGAATGACTATTATTGCCGCCTTTGTATTCGCCCGGCACCTCACCCGGCCCATCCGGGCGCTCATGTGGGGCGCTGAACGCATCGCCCGGGGGGATTTTTCCACCATCGTCGAAACGAACACGTATGACGAGCTTCAGGATCTGGCCTGCGCGTTCAATCAGATGTGTGAAGACATGCGCCGCTACAGCGAGGTGAAAGTCGATGAGCTGGTGGCGGAAAAAACAAAGACAGAAGGCATTATCTTTTCCAGCAACGACGGCATTATCCTGACCGATCAGGAAGGCATCGCCCAGCTGATCAATCCGAAGGCTAAAACCATTCTGGGCTTAAACGAGCTGTCCCAGGACTTCTCCGGACGCCCCGTTTGGAGCTTTGTGAAAGACGACCGGCTGGCGATCGTGATCCGGGATTCCGTGGAAGGGGATCGTCCAAAAGGCTCCCGGGAAGTTAATCTGTCGGCGGAAGGGGTCCGTTGTTTTTATTCGATTTCCGTCTCGCTGGTGAATGCGCCAGAGGGCAGCGGCACCAGCTACTGGATTGTCCTCCTGATTCGGAATGTCACGGCCGAAAAGGAGCTGGACCAGCTGAAAGATGACTTCCTTCAATCGCTCACGCATGACCTGCGCAGTCCAATGACCGCCATCCGCGGGTATTTGCAGGTGCTGGGGGAAGAAATGGCGGGGCCCATCAACCCGGATCAAAAAAAGATTTTACGCATCATGGAAAATGCTTCCACCAAATTGCTCCATATCGTATCGAACCTTCTGGATACGGCCAAGATGTCCGCCGGCAAGCTGCGGCTGAACCTAGCGGAGACCCAGTTGCGGCAGCTGCTTCCCAATACCGTCGAGCTGTTCCATACCGAGGCCGCCAAGAAGAAGATCACGCTCACCCTCGACCTTCCGGAGGAAATGACCTCGATCAAGGTCGATCCCGGTCTGCTGGAGCGCGTGATCATCAATCTCGTGGGCAATGCGATCAAGTTCACTCCGGAGGGCGGCTTTGTCACGGTGAAGTTCATGGAATATGCCGACCGGATTCAAGGCCAGGTCATCGATACGGGCACCGGGATGCCGCCGGAGTTCATGGGACGGATTTTTAAGAAGTTCGAACAGGTCAGCGGCACACGCGGAGGGACCGGCCTGGGACTGGCCATCTGCAAATTCATCGTGGACGCTCACTACGGAGAACTTCAGGTTCGTTCCAAGTCCGGGGAAGGGACCACGTTTACGTTGACCATCCCCAAAGGTCTGGAACAAAATGAACGCGGCGAAATCTATCGCATCCGTCCGACCGCTGACAATGCCGCTTAA
- a CDS encoding FIST N-terminal domain-containing protein codes for MKWFSALSDASTLSSALEQTLATLSLELDGKKPDLCLVFVSSEFKTGYETIAPRLRKVLGARVIVGCSGGGVVGDSREVESHPALAISAALLPDVTLTPFRVSESTLPSLDASPRVWHQLMAVSPVDQPHFIILADPFSVRVENFILGLDYAYPKAMKVGGLASGAKQPGENALFLDSVCYRSGVVGVAMSGNVVLDALVAQGCRPIGRPLRVTKCDRNILMELDGQPSLNVLRDLFMTLDARDQDLLQHALFLGISMNPFKSHLTQGDFVVRNIVGMDTGKGILAVGALLRQGQIVQFHLRDSQTSTDDLEQLLQTYRIRSGSDHVAGAVLFSCLGRGEYLYGQNSHDTRLFQQKLGKVPISGFFCNGEIGPVGGTTYLHGYTSCFALFRPQYVGSSQAGLDMASAHPVRQPPSL; via the coding sequence ATGAAATGGTTTTCCGCCCTTTCGGATGCCTCAACACTGTCCAGCGCCCTTGAACAAACACTCGCGACGCTGTCCCTTGAGCTGGATGGGAAAAAGCCTGATTTATGTCTGGTTTTTGTTTCCAGTGAGTTTAAGACAGGCTATGAAACCATCGCCCCCCGGTTGCGCAAAGTCCTTGGCGCCCGGGTGATCGTCGGGTGCTCCGGAGGCGGGGTGGTTGGAGACAGCCGGGAGGTGGAGAGCCACCCGGCCTTGGCGATCAGCGCGGCTCTTTTGCCGGATGTCACGCTGACGCCTTTCCGTGTATCCGAGAGTACGCTCCCCAGCCTTGATGCAAGTCCCAGGGTCTGGCATCAATTGATGGCTGTTTCGCCCGTGGATCAACCGCACTTTATTATTCTGGCTGACCCTTTTTCTGTCCGGGTTGAAAATTTTATTTTGGGATTGGATTATGCCTACCCCAAGGCGATGAAAGTCGGAGGCTTGGCCAGCGGGGCTAAACAACCAGGAGAAAATGCCCTTTTTCTGGATTCCGTTTGTTACCGCTCCGGAGTGGTGGGCGTTGCGATGTCCGGGAATGTCGTCTTGGACGCGCTCGTGGCTCAGGGGTGCCGTCCCATTGGCAGGCCCTTACGGGTCACCAAATGTGACCGTAACATTTTGATGGAGTTGGACGGCCAGCCTTCCCTGAATGTTTTGAGGGACCTTTTTATGACCCTCGATGCTCGAGATCAGGACCTCCTCCAACATGCCTTGTTCCTGGGAATCAGTATGAACCCGTTCAAATCGCATTTGACGCAGGGTGATTTTGTTGTTCGTAATATTGTGGGAATGGATACGGGGAAGGGAATTCTGGCGGTGGGGGCTCTTCTGCGCCAGGGACAGATTGTTCAGTTTCATTTGCGGGATTCCCAGACCTCGACGGATGATTTGGAACAGCTTTTGCAGACCTATCGCATCCGGAGCGGGAGTGATCATGTGGCCGGAGCGGTGCTTTTTTCCTGTCTGGGACGCGGCGAGTACCTGTATGGACAGAATAGCCATGACACACGGTTATTCCAACAGAAACTCGGAAAAGTTCCGATCAGCGGATTTTTCTGTAATGGTGAGATTGGGCCGGTCGGGGGGACAACCTATTTGCATGGTTATACAAGCTGTTTTGCATTATTCCGTCCGCAGTACGTAGGATCGTCCCAAGCCGGTCTGGATATGGCCTCTGCCCATCCCGTCCGCCAACCTCCTTCGCTGTAG
- a CDS encoding DEAD/DEAH box helicase, producing MSFKDFSLRPELQKALEALSFHVPTPIQKEAIPIVLSGRDLLASAQTGTGKTLAFLLPLMHRMLEQPAHGVTGLVLLPTRELAAQVASVGKDMGRFSHFKLALLVGGESYTTQLHALRSGANLVIATPGRLLDHLERRTVSLSNVHTLVLDEADRMLDMGFAPALHAILRYIPEQRHTLLFSATLPNEIERLSHLALKNPIAIRMAPQGTTAETVTQHLFPVMRNQKADLLLGILRNTSVNAVLIFCRTKRGADRLARFLQANDLSVIALHADRTQAQRAAALHGFKTGKFQIMVATDIAARGLDVRRLSHVINFDVPQHTEDYVHRVGRTGRHFEVGDAYTLVAPDEERDVAAIERFIGRKLPRVQLPDFPYEKLPPPPKPKTFMERFGRGRRFIPRGRFSRHR from the coding sequence ATGTCTTTTAAAGATTTCTCACTCCGGCCTGAACTGCAAAAGGCTTTGGAAGCCCTGAGCTTTCACGTTCCGACGCCGATTCAAAAAGAAGCCATCCCCATTGTCCTCAGCGGCCGCGACCTGCTCGCCTCAGCGCAAACCGGGACCGGCAAAACATTGGCGTTTCTTTTGCCGCTCATGCACCGGATGCTGGAGCAGCCGGCCCACGGCGTGACGGGCCTTGTTCTGCTTCCCACCCGGGAACTCGCCGCGCAGGTCGCCAGCGTCGGCAAAGACATGGGACGGTTCAGTCACTTTAAATTGGCGCTTCTGGTAGGCGGAGAAAGTTATACGACCCAATTGCATGCGTTGCGTTCAGGAGCCAACCTCGTGATCGCCACCCCGGGCCGGCTTCTGGACCACCTGGAACGCCGCACCGTCTCTTTGAGCAATGTCCACACCCTGGTCCTGGATGAAGCCGATCGCATGCTCGACATGGGATTTGCGCCCGCCTTGCATGCGATCCTTCGCTATATTCCGGAACAACGACACACGCTTCTCTTTTCCGCGACACTTCCCAACGAAATTGAAAGGCTTAGTCACCTGGCGCTCAAAAATCCGATCGCCATCCGCATGGCGCCTCAGGGAACAACCGCTGAAACAGTCACCCAGCACCTTTTCCCGGTGATGCGTAATCAAAAAGCGGATCTTCTGCTTGGCATTTTGCGGAACACATCCGTCAACGCCGTCTTGATTTTCTGCCGCACTAAGCGCGGTGCCGACCGTTTGGCACGCTTTCTGCAGGCCAATGATCTGTCCGTTATAGCGCTCCATGCCGACCGCACACAGGCGCAGCGCGCCGCCGCTCTTCATGGCTTCAAAACCGGTAAATTCCAGATTATGGTTGCGACCGACATCGCCGCCCGGGGATTGGATGTGAGGCGGCTCAGCCATGTCATCAACTTTGACGTGCCCCAGCATACCGAAGATTACGTTCACCGCGTCGGCCGGACTGGCCGGCATTTTGAAGTGGGCGATGCGTATACGCTAGTCGCCCCTGACGAGGAACGGGATGTGGCGGCGATCGAGCGATTCATCGGCCGGAAGCTGCCGCGCGTCCAACTTCCCGACTTCCCTTACGAAAAGCTCCCCCCTCCGCCAAAGCCTAAAACCTTCATGGAACGCTTTGGGAGAGGCCGTCGCTTCATCCCGCGAGGCCGTTTCTCCAGACATCGCTAA
- a CDS encoding HD domain-containing phosphohydrolase, protein MEPLRSRHEPFSRIAQIGILFSTEKHLPYLLGMIVREACAISSAEAGALYLKEGNSLKLSVFQYKDASEKPPGNTPKAPEGGEITSATLSGQALTENKIINIPNIRSCPEDYPAHLYSDTHYTNYSVQSLMVIPLIGSQQQKIGVLHLVNARSSDGSLMAFDAYLMDLLMPLATQAAIAILNVRWGMEIQRSFHDTLYRLALAAEYRDDPTGFHIQRIGLYSELIAQYLGLPSRQVDLIRAASPLHDIGKIAIPETILLKPGKLSPEEFATIKKHTTVGALILDHAESEILQMAEKIARTHHEKFDGSGYPDGLRGADIPLEGRIVAVADAFDAITTSRPYKVPIGVEQAVDLMKRDSGKHFDPDCLMAFEKALPKIQKIFQTLQGPPASTAKSQFEWNMPSGPGSDNLAK, encoded by the coding sequence ATGGAACCTCTTCGTTCACGCCACGAGCCGTTCAGCCGGATCGCGCAGATCGGGATTTTATTTTCAACGGAAAAACACCTTCCGTACCTTCTGGGGATGATCGTACGCGAAGCCTGCGCCATCAGCAGCGCTGAAGCCGGGGCGCTTTATCTCAAAGAGGGGAATTCTTTGAAACTGTCCGTATTTCAGTATAAAGATGCGTCTGAAAAACCCCCGGGGAACACCCCGAAGGCTCCGGAAGGCGGGGAGATCACCTCCGCGACTTTGAGCGGACAAGCTCTCACTGAAAACAAGATCATCAATATTCCGAATATCCGGTCCTGCCCTGAAGACTACCCGGCCCATCTCTATTCGGACACCCACTATACGAATTACTCCGTGCAGTCTTTGATGGTGATTCCGCTGATCGGAAGCCAGCAGCAGAAGATCGGCGTGCTTCATCTGGTGAATGCCCGGTCTTCCGATGGCTCCCTCATGGCGTTTGATGCGTATTTGATGGATTTATTGATGCCGTTGGCGACTCAGGCCGCGATTGCCATTCTGAATGTGCGGTGGGGAATGGAGATCCAACGGTCCTTTCATGACACCCTTTACCGGCTGGCGCTGGCAGCGGAATACCGGGATGATCCGACCGGTTTTCATATTCAGCGAATCGGTCTGTATTCCGAGTTGATAGCCCAATACCTGGGACTGCCCTCCCGACAGGTTGATCTGATCCGGGCGGCCAGCCCTTTGCACGATATCGGCAAGATCGCCATCCCGGAGACGATCCTGTTGAAACCCGGGAAATTGTCGCCGGAGGAGTTCGCGACCATCAAGAAGCACACCACCGTCGGAGCCCTCATCCTGGACCATGCCGAGAGTGAAATTCTGCAAATGGCCGAGAAGATTGCCAGAACCCATCATGAAAAATTTGATGGGTCCGGATATCCCGACGGTCTCCGCGGGGCGGACATCCCTCTGGAGGGGCGGATCGTGGCGGTGGCTGACGCATTTGATGCGATCACCACGTCCCGCCCTTATAAGGTTCCGATCGGCGTGGAACAAGCGGTGGATTTAATGAAACGGGATTCTGGAAAACATTTTGACCCGGATTGTCTCATGGCGTTTGAGAAGGCGCTTCCGAAAATCCAGAAGATCTTTCAAACCCTTCAGGGGCCTCCGGCCTCCACGGCCAAAAGCCAGTTCGAATGGAACATGCCGTCGGGCCCTGGGTCAGATAATCTGGCGAAATAA
- a CDS encoding response regulator: protein MNSQPPRILFIEDQMDLRQIYKDVFKREGFSIQLAEDGLSGLAMAQAAKPDLILLDLMLPKMSGLSLLEKLRASEETRDIPVVVFSAAADTDLMQKAFQLGAKECLTKALNPPKYIVQRVRDVLERVAAVAKPAPADQPLFIRVDPSTPEGAALFSKAGLSSGAPCPACQAPIAVELLPDQTRSDGHWFFAHLICSSCRKSF, encoded by the coding sequence ATGAATTCCCAGCCCCCCCGAATTCTCTTTATCGAAGATCAGATGGATCTGCGCCAGATCTATAAGGATGTCTTTAAGCGGGAGGGGTTTTCCATTCAATTGGCGGAAGACGGTCTTTCCGGACTCGCTATGGCGCAGGCCGCCAAACCCGACCTGATCTTGCTGGATCTCATGTTGCCGAAAATGAGCGGTCTTTCCCTATTGGAAAAGCTGCGGGCTTCCGAGGAAACACGCGATATCCCGGTGGTTGTATTTTCAGCGGCAGCCGATACCGACCTGATGCAAAAAGCATTTCAACTGGGGGCGAAGGAATGCTTAACCAAGGCCCTCAACCCTCCGAAATATATCGTTCAGAGGGTTCGAGATGTTTTGGAACGGGTCGCGGCGGTTGCGAAACCGGCCCCTGCCGATCAACCCCTGTTTATTCGAGTGGATCCCTCGACTCCCGAAGGGGCTGCCCTTTTTTCAAAAGCGGGACTTTCGTCGGGAGCTCCTTGCCCCGCCTGCCAGGCCCCCATTGCCGTGGAACTCCTGCCCGATCAGACTCGGAGCGATGGCCATTGGTTTTTTGCGCATCTCATCTGTTCCAGCTGTCGTAAATCCTTTTAA
- the rfaD gene encoding ADP-glyceromanno-heptose 6-epimerase, whose amino-acid sequence MTPKISWIVTGGSGFIGSVLLWKLNEQGLDRLLVVDRLDASEKWKNLRGKRFLDYVEADSFLEGLEAGRFNEAEGIVHLGACSSTTETDATFLIRNNTEYTKRLALWALAKKKKFVYASSAATYGDGSRGYTTDVATTEKLQPLNLYGYSKQLFDLWALRQGVLGKLVGIKFFNVFGPNEYHKGDMRSVVAKAYDQILKDGKIRLFRSHRNDYQDGEQQRDFLYVKDAVAVVSELMQARPFGGGLYNLGAGVSRTWNDLAKAIFAALGKSPRIDYVEMPEHLRPKYQYHTLADMRWRKGGRKPFHTLEDGVGDYVQNYLSKENPYI is encoded by the coding sequence ATGACTCCAAAAATCTCGTGGATTGTCACCGGCGGCTCAGGATTTATCGGTAGTGTTTTGCTCTGGAAGTTGAATGAGCAAGGCTTGGACCGGCTTCTGGTCGTGGACCGTTTGGATGCGTCCGAAAAATGGAAGAATCTTCGCGGGAAACGTTTTTTGGATTACGTGGAAGCCGATTCATTTCTGGAGGGCCTGGAGGCGGGACGTTTTAATGAGGCTGAAGGCATTGTTCACCTGGGCGCCTGCTCCTCGACCACCGAAACCGATGCTACATTCCTGATTCGCAATAACACCGAATACACCAAACGTCTGGCGCTCTGGGCGTTGGCCAAAAAGAAGAAATTCGTTTATGCGTCCAGTGCGGCGACCTATGGCGACGGTTCCCGCGGATACACGACCGACGTGGCTACCACCGAGAAGCTGCAACCGCTAAATCTGTACGGCTATTCCAAACAGCTTTTTGACCTATGGGCGTTGCGCCAGGGGGTGCTGGGCAAGCTGGTGGGCATCAAATTCTTTAATGTTTTCGGGCCGAATGAATACCACAAGGGCGACATGCGTTCCGTGGTGGCCAAGGCATATGATCAAATCCTCAAGGACGGGAAAATCCGGTTGTTCCGATCCCACCGAAACGATTACCAGGATGGCGAGCAACAGCGGGATTTCCTTTATGTAAAAGACGCGGTCGCCGTGGTTTCTGAGTTGATGCAGGCACGTCCTTTTGGCGGCGGGCTTTATAACCTGGGGGCTGGCGTCTCGCGCACCTGGAACGATCTGGCGAAAGCGATCTTTGCCGCCCTGGGGAAGTCCCCTCGAATCGACTACGTGGAGATGCCGGAGCACTTGCGCCCGAAGTACCAATATCACACCCTGGCCGACATGCGTTGGCGCAAAGGCGGGCGTAAACCCTTTCACACGCTCGAGGACGGCGTCGGTGATTATGTGCAGAATTATCTCAGCAAGGAAAACCCCTATATATGA
- a CDS encoding Do family serine endopeptidase has product MKKFNRKVATAYGLLTLLLVVLVGGFRSGRLLYAGHGFHLAAYEAPAAGPVAQVHPEVLNLQTSFSNVAELVKPAVVSISTIHIEQVTEAPQFFFGDPMEQFFDQFFGNGENGGMPPNRQRLPMRQRQYKMEGVGSGVIIDPQGLVLTNEHVVRNADQIKVLMYDQDGNKTEYKATVVGKDARTDLAVIRVHAGHKLPAASLGDSDQVKVGDWAIAIGSPFGLSQTVTVGVISAARQSLAIEDREYRNLIQTDAAINRGNSGGPLLNIRGEVVGINTAIYAPTGVFAGIGFAVPVNQAKAILQDLVKKGHVVRGWLGVELAPEMTPAITRQFGLPDKTGALVNGVLPDSPAAKAGLKRGDVIRFFNGKPVESSAKLQTMVADMSPKRSIPLEIIRDRKKMTLTLVLGERPESADTRERGTPRPSGKKESKKNQKDWEGAHVIALSPDLAENFRQPRDAEGVLVTDVDSGSLAEELGLVAGDVIRAVNQMPTPDVSHFSSAVSKVDFSEGVVLDILRQGRSIYLSYMKGQ; this is encoded by the coding sequence ATGAAAAAGTTTAACCGAAAGGTCGCCACAGCTTATGGATTATTGACCCTTCTGCTGGTCGTGCTGGTAGGGGGATTTCGTTCAGGGCGGTTGCTGTATGCCGGCCATGGGTTTCATCTGGCGGCTTATGAGGCGCCGGCTGCGGGGCCTGTCGCTCAGGTGCATCCGGAGGTTCTGAACCTGCAGACTTCTTTCTCCAATGTGGCGGAACTCGTCAAGCCCGCGGTGGTCAGTATCTCGACGATTCACATCGAGCAGGTGACGGAGGCCCCTCAGTTCTTCTTCGGGGATCCCATGGAGCAGTTTTTTGATCAATTTTTTGGCAACGGGGAAAATGGAGGGATGCCTCCTAATAGGCAGCGCCTGCCGATGCGCCAGCGCCAGTACAAGATGGAAGGAGTCGGTTCCGGCGTGATCATTGATCCTCAGGGATTAGTCCTGACGAACGAGCATGTGGTGCGCAACGCGGACCAGATCAAAGTTTTAATGTACGACCAGGACGGGAATAAGACCGAATACAAAGCCACCGTGGTCGGCAAAGACGCCCGCACGGATCTGGCGGTGATCCGCGTTCATGCGGGGCACAAACTTCCCGCCGCTTCCCTGGGCGATTCCGATCAAGTCAAAGTGGGGGACTGGGCCATCGCGATCGGGTCTCCCTTCGGGCTGTCTCAAACCGTGACGGTCGGGGTGATCTCGGCGGCGCGACAATCCCTGGCGATTGAAGATCGCGAGTACCGCAACCTGATTCAAACCGATGCCGCCATTAATCGCGGTAACTCGGGAGGCCCTTTGTTGAATATCCGGGGCGAAGTCGTGGGCATTAACACGGCCATTTACGCGCCCACCGGCGTGTTTGCCGGGATCGGTTTTGCCGTTCCCGTTAATCAAGCCAAAGCCATTCTTCAGGATCTGGTGAAAAAAGGTCATGTGGTGCGCGGATGGCTGGGCGTGGAGCTGGCCCCTGAAATGACCCCAGCCATTACACGGCAGTTCGGATTGCCCGACAAAACGGGAGCGCTGGTCAACGGTGTGTTGCCAGATTCACCGGCGGCCAAAGCCGGGCTGAAGCGCGGGGACGTTATTCGGTTCTTCAACGGGAAACCGGTGGAATCTTCCGCCAAGTTGCAGACGATGGTGGCCGACATGTCGCCCAAACGATCGATCCCGCTTGAGATTATCCGGGATCGCAAAAAAATGACGTTAACCCTTGTCCTGGGGGAGCGCCCGGAGTCCGCCGACACCCGCGAACGTGGAACCCCAAGGCCTTCCGGCAAAAAAGAGAGTAAAAAGAACCAGAAAGATTGGGAAGGTGCTCACGTCATCGCTTTGTCTCCTGATCTGGCGGAAAATTTCCGTCAACCTCGGGATGCGGAAGGGGTTCTGGTCACGGATGTTGACAGCGGGAGCCTGGCGGAAGAACTGGGCTTAGTCGCCGGGGATGTCATTCGGGCGGTGAATCAAATGCCGACACCGGATGTCAGTCATTTCTCGAGCGCGGTATCGAAGGTGGATTTTTCGGAAGGGGTCGTGCTGGACATCCTCCGGCAGGGCCGTTCGATCTATTTGAGTTATATGAAGGGGCAATAG
- the hisB gene encoding imidazoleglycerol-phosphate dehydratase HisB: MKRQARITRQTRETQIDLTLNLDGTGKASIQTPIAFLNHMFELFAKHGRFDLKIRAKGDTQIDDHHLVEDLGLVLGEAIAKALGNKKGICRYGNYLLPMDETLSYVALDLSNRPFFVWKVKWGQSQIGRFNGLLLEHFFESVAASARMNLHMALKYGKHAHHIGESLFKGFARALAQAVSIDPRVKGIPSTKGKL, translated from the coding sequence ATGAAGCGCCAAGCCCGCATCACCCGTCAAACGCGTGAAACGCAGATCGATCTGACCCTGAATCTCGATGGAACCGGGAAAGCCAGCATTCAGACTCCGATTGCTTTTCTGAATCACATGTTCGAATTGTTCGCCAAACATGGCCGTTTCGACCTGAAGATCCGTGCGAAGGGGGATACGCAGATTGACGATCACCACTTGGTGGAGGACCTGGGACTTGTGCTGGGGGAAGCCATTGCCAAAGCCCTGGGGAATAAGAAGGGGATCTGCCGCTACGGGAACTATTTACTGCCGATGGATGAAACGCTCAGTTATGTGGCGCTGGACCTGTCCAACCGGCCTTTTTTCGTCTGGAAAGTGAAATGGGGGCAATCGCAGATCGGCCGGTTTAACGGCCTTTTGCTGGAGCACTTCTTTGAATCGGTTGCAGCAAGTGCGCGCATGAACCTTCACATGGCGCTCAAATATGGGAAACACGCCCACCACATCGGCGAAAGCCTTTTCAAGGGCTTTGCGCGCGCCCTGGCTCAGGCTGTGTCCATCGATCCTCGCGTCAAGGGCATTCCTTCCACTAAAGGCAAACTGTAA
- a CDS encoding glucodextranase DOMON-like domain-containing protein — protein MKRSFPCITFFFMSALVLLLGGCTPPASKVTKVSVAASAVPARRPARTVLIFVPQTDDNAASWFQWFDRYPRLRMVVAVSPRFVRLAKDPVLKNRVLGLERAGRLELALQLSNAPFLPLIIDSQSAKDALPAGAVLPEPPYANPDDVIQIVARAKAAFFRQWNGLPHGLVLPYGAASPQLLRLFDRLGFTWIAASLGAPRVDGPYQSGSVSVWDGTPSGSKAGSFVRVWDERSRDGKAGAATLVSWLQEIEKDHLEAILPSDAGLQAFPFPKEDQWSRRSWATSDWSPWIGSPVKNAAWGWLRRTREALEAYKNSGQASINHLDTAFEEFYTAENANFFSGIGDPANPSTISEEREREFKATLGACYRGIGQTPPDDLFSVSADRLVELPSSSTTVRSEILSDGLEHVEMTDAPGDSHGNGTLPDLPEISSGTLDLRSLDVRASSQTVDWTVTFSSPSAALIDIYVDLNGQSNVGTIAFLTGRKAEATASNAWEYAICLAASQATLYRTRSAGGYEWIGTYPALRNGVHVSISLPRASMRGSPARWSCQVLVMAPDPRSPAESVPQPLDKTSDGSRLPPIYDLLDPLEVNQTELLNDIESGKRNGIPFVRLRATSR, from the coding sequence ATGAAACGATCCTTTCCGTGCATCACTTTCTTTTTCATGAGCGCGCTGGTTTTGCTGCTGGGAGGGTGTACCCCTCCGGCTTCAAAGGTCACCAAGGTTTCTGTGGCCGCTTCCGCTGTTCCCGCCCGCCGCCCCGCGCGCACCGTTTTGATTTTTGTCCCTCAAACGGATGACAACGCGGCGTCCTGGTTTCAATGGTTTGACCGGTATCCCCGCTTGCGGATGGTGGTTGCCGTCTCGCCCCGTTTCGTCCGTCTGGCCAAAGATCCGGTTTTGAAAAATAGAGTGCTCGGGCTGGAACGGGCCGGACGTCTCGAGCTGGCGCTGCAATTGTCGAATGCCCCTTTCCTTCCATTAATTATCGACAGCCAATCGGCGAAAGACGCACTTCCGGCCGGGGCTGTCTTGCCGGAACCCCCTTACGCGAATCCGGATGACGTGATCCAGATCGTCGCCCGCGCCAAGGCCGCTTTTTTCCGTCAATGGAACGGATTGCCGCATGGACTCGTCCTGCCTTATGGGGCCGCCAGCCCTCAACTCCTCCGTCTTTTTGACCGGCTTGGTTTTACCTGGATCGCGGCCTCCCTGGGAGCTCCACGGGTAGACGGTCCTTATCAGAGCGGATCGGTTTCAGTCTGGGACGGGACGCCGTCCGGATCGAAAGCCGGGTCCTTTGTGCGCGTATGGGATGAGCGGAGCAGGGATGGAAAAGCGGGAGCGGCCACACTCGTTTCCTGGTTGCAGGAAATAGAGAAAGACCATCTCGAAGCGATTCTCCCGTCGGATGCCGGGCTTCAGGCATTTCCCTTTCCGAAAGAAGATCAATGGTCCCGCCGCAGCTGGGCGACATCCGATTGGTCCCCGTGGATTGGGAGTCCGGTCAAAAACGCGGCCTGGGGATGGTTGCGGCGGACACGGGAGGCGCTGGAAGCCTACAAGAATTCGGGCCAGGCTTCCATCAATCACCTGGACACGGCCTTCGAGGAATTTTATACCGCGGAAAATGCCAACTTCTTTTCCGGGATCGGAGATCCCGCGAACCCCTCCACGATTTCCGAAGAACGCGAGCGTGAGTTTAAGGCCACCCTGGGGGCTTGTTACCGGGGGATCGGCCAGACCCCTCCCGATGATCTTTTCAGCGTCTCGGCCGACCGCCTCGTCGAGTTGCCGTCTTCCTCCACGACCGTCCGGTCGGAGATCCTGTCAGATGGCCTGGAGCATGTCGAGATGACGGATGCTCCGGGAGACAGCCACGGCAACGGGACTCTGCCGGACCTCCCGGAAATCTCCAGCGGGACCCTGGATCTTCGCTCGCTGGATGTCAGGGCTTCCAGCCAAACCGTGGACTGGACCGTCACGTTCAGCAGCCCGAGTGCGGCGCTCATCGATATTTACGTGGATTTAAACGGCCAGTCGAATGTGGGAACGATCGCTTTTTTGACGGGCCGAAAAGCCGAGGCAACCGCCTCCAACGCCTGGGAGTATGCCATTTGTCTGGCGGCTTCTCAGGCCACGCTGTACCGCACCCGAAGCGCGGGAGGCTATGAGTGGATCGGGACTTATCCCGCGTTGCGCAACGGTGTTCACGTATCGATCAGCCTGCCGCGCGCCTCCATGCGGGGCAGTCCAGCGCGATGGAGCTGTCAGGTTCTGGTGATGGCGCCTGACCCACGCTCGCCGGCTGAGAGCGTGCCTCAACCATTGGATAAGACATCGGACGGCAGTCGCCTGCCTCCCATTTACGATTTGCTGGACCCCCTGGAAGTCAATCAAACGGAGTTGTTGAATGATATTGAAAGCGGCAAGCGAAACGGCATCCCGTTCGTCCGGTTGCGCGCGACGAGTCGTTAA